ACATTGATGGTTCTGGTGACCGCGCTGGCGATGGGCATTTCCGGGCTCGCCGCGGCCCAGGACAAGCCGGACTGCAGCGAGAAGCAAAAGGCCGTCGACGACGCCAAAACGGAAGCGAAAGCCGCCGCCAAGCCCGATCTGTCTAGCTGCAAGGACATGAAGGGCAAAGAGAAGAGCGAGTGCGAAAAGCCGCTGAAGGCAGCGGCCAAGGACGCCGCCAAGGCGGCCAAGGACAAGATCAAGGACGCCAACACCGCCCTCGGCTGTTGCAAGAACCCGAAGAAGAAGGGCTGCTCGTAGGTCGTTCGGCCCCCATCCGTTTGCGGGCGAGGGCGCCGATGGCGGCGCCCTCGCTGGCGATTCTCGCGGCGGCGCTGGCGGTGGTTTTCTTTGCCGGGCCCGCCGCGCGCGCCGACGACGATCCCGATCCCTGGTTCGGGCGCGACAAGGCGCTGCACTTTTCGGCCAGCGCGTTCATCGCCGCCGGCAGCTACGGCGTCGCGCGCGTGGGACTCGACGATCCCCGGCCGTGCCTGTTGATCGCCGGCAGCGTGGCCTTGGCCGCCGGGGCCGGCAAAGAGCTGTACGATCTGTCCGGGCATGGCGATGCCTCGTGGCGGGATCTCACCTGGGACGCCATCGGCACAGCGACGGGCCTGCTGGTGGCCTGGGCCGTTGACCGCACGATCACCTGGTGGCTGCAACCGCCCGCGACGGCGCCGGCGTCCCCTTGAGTTTCAAGCGAGCGGGGCTTAAGGTCTTCCAGATCTACGATCGCCCTGCGCTTCAAACCCAAGCTATTTATCTTCGGAGGTCAGTTCGCTTATGAGAAGAGGGATCACACCGACGGTGCGGTTGGCGGCGATGGCCATCGCGATTGCGGCGCTGCTGGGTACGGGAAATCGCCCGGTTTTCGCCGGCGAGGAAGATGATCTGCAGCGGCAGATCGATACCCAGCGCGCGGGGCTGTCCGACCTGGATCGGCTGGACGACCTGCGCGCCACCACCGATGAGATCACGCTTTTGAAAAGCTGGCTGGACGAAGCCTGGAACCTGCGTTCCAAGCACGAATACGACGAAGTGCGCGAGGTCCTGGATCGTTGCATCGCCCAGGCCGAGCTGATCCGCCAGAAGATCAACGCCGCCCGCCTGCGCGCCCAGCTGCAAAAGCGCGAGGCCACGTTGGCCGATCTGCACGACAAGATTCAGAAGACCAAGCAGGCCCTGCTGGACATGACGATCAAGAAGAAGGCCCTGGAAGGGACCGTGCAATGAAAGCGATCGTCGGTTCCTTGTTGCTGGCCGCCGCCGTTGTTGGTTGCGCCACCCCGCCCAAACCGCGCGAGCTGGAGGCGTACGACAGTCTGAAGCGATCCTCGCCGATCAGCGACGCCGCCAAGCGATCGCCCGATCTGGTGTCCACCGCGGATCGGCTGGGAGAAAAAGCGCGCGACGAATGGCAGTCGAACGATCTCGATGAATCGCGGCGCGACGCCTTGATGGCCGACATCAAGCTGAAGACCGCGCTGGCCCTGACCGAGCAGGAAAAATCCAAGGCGCGCGTGCAGCAGGTGTCCGCCGAGCAAGGCGCCGCCGAAGAAGAGTACGCCAGCCTGGCCAAGGATCTGGCCGCCGCCACCGAGCAGGTCAACCTGATGATCAAGCTCGGCGAGGCGCGAAAGTCCGCCGATGCCGATCGGCAGCGCCTGTCCGAACAGATGACCACCGAGCAGCAGAAGGCCCAGGCCGAGCAGCAAAAGCTGGCCCTGCAGCTGGCCACCGAGCAAAAGGTGGCCAGCGCGCAGCTGGCCCTGCGCACCGCCGACACGGTGGACGCCGGCAAGTACGCCAAGGCCGAATACCAGACCGCCGCCGAGATGTTCTCCAAGGCCCAGCTGGAGGTGAAGAACGGCAACCTGCTGGGCGCGCAAGCCAGCGCCGAGGTGGCCAAGAATAACGCCGACCGCGCCACCGAGATCTCCAAGCCGCAATA
Above is a genomic segment from Polyangia bacterium containing:
- a CDS encoding OmpA family protein; its protein translation is MKAIVGSLLLAAAVVGCATPPKPRELEAYDSLKRSSPISDAAKRSPDLVSTADRLGEKARDEWQSNDLDESRRDALMADIKLKTALALTEQEKSKARVQQVSAEQGAAEEEYASLAKDLAAATEQVNLMIKLGEARKSADADRQRLSEQMTTEQQKAQAEQQKLALQLATEQKVASAQLALRTADTVDAGKYAKAEYQTAAEMFSKAQLEVKNGNLLGAQASAEVAKNNADRATEISKPQYEQAEQVSQNKMRDESLEHDATAISAAQVRRERRGNLQRLVIALQDLFSKRQTSITAGKDGSLDAVAALINKYPTYPVQVMGHTDNRGKSGELIALSAARAQAVFSALVSRGVEAKRLLVSGQGGDDPIADNRTAAGRAKNNRIEVIFLYH